The Haematobia irritans isolate KBUSLIRL chromosome 1, ASM5000362v1, whole genome shotgun sequence DNA segment aattatatatagcccccatataaaccgatcccccgatttggcttgcgaggcctctaagagaagcaaatttcatcccatatggctgaaatttggtacgtgatgttagtatatggtctctaacaaccatgcaaaaattggtccacatcggctcataattatatatagcccccatataaaccgatcaccagatttgacctccggaacctcttggaagaccaaaattcatctgattcagttgaaatttggtacgtggttttaatatatggcatcaaactgccatgcaaaaattggtcgatatcggtccataattatatataggccccatataaaccgatccccagatttgacctccagagccccttggaagagcaaaatacttcccattcggttgaaatttggtacgtgatgttagtatatggtatccaacaaccatgcaggaataagaagttttaagataccacaacccaagtaattcgattgtggatgacagtctttcgtagaagtttctacgcaatccatggtggtgggtacataagattcggcctggccgaacttgcggccgtatatacttgttaacatATTAGACTATCGTTTTTTAAACCATATATATACTCTTTATAAtggtacaattttaaaacaatatagcagtagaacctaactttctgaatttttggcagccatgtcgagttcgaagatgggtcataccggacaattatgtgatatagcacctacataaaaacccatctccgatttgttttaagaaaattttcccagtctaaaattttcataagatttgtcaaaaattttgagttatttgagatccataaataaatgcggaaatttcccatcggcccagattttgttGTACcagttttggtattgattccgagcaaaagaagcggagagtacaagtaaggatacttttaagacacaattctcttttaaatgtgggttttgtgtacttgcttgcaggaagcaaattttgatttttcgatttttcagatttttttcttcatatgctatcaacctttaaaaacgagttaacgacaactttattttccaaattcaggctcgacttccagtagaaattatgctatatttcaaataaaaaacatctttaaaagtgttgaaaaacatgacctattttttaacgattttttgctttgtagtcaagttgcaaaaagacaacaaatttaaagacaatttcattaattttaaagaatttttctgaattattaaagtcaagttgaccttacactaaaaatttgtctttcatgttatgatacccatttttaagtaaactcacttaattataaggacaatacgatttcattgaaaaggcTTTGGACaggggaaaatttttatattagagaaatgcgtcttctatgctaagcaaaatttgcattcgtattttaaggacatgaaatctttggcctcacgacaatattttttttcagtgtatggagataattacttgagaaatctctatatacacccgatgtccttggaagttgtaattttaaattaaatctctGCCAATGTGCCATCTGAggcggtcttttgggagaaagtttgtttcatcaaagccacttgaaattctttacattaaattaatggcctctaatgtccataactgatagaccatttataaatcgattttttacttctatagaaacaatattcgtaactgtccagctattcctgtgATCTGTTCTATAGTAGTGGTTATTaaaaattccgcccgtcctaatttatgacagtttatgtttgttttatatatctgacacattacatttttaacatctaaactttctatccGATTAGCCCGAAATAAatccaaaatttgtgaaaattgggcAATTATATTATGTAAGAGTTACATGTAAATCTAAATACGATGGgataatacataaaaatttgaaacttgaatagcattggttaataaataagagtattatggccaaatttggggaaatcgagcgatatatatatatatatatatatatatatatatatatatatatatatatatatatatatatatatatatatatatatatatatatatatatatatatatatatatatatatatatatatatatatatatatatatatatatatatatatatatatatatatatatatatatatcctgcATTACTGGAGGACCTAGAAAACGTTAACtgtagcagtctgctaatgtttttggaacaatctggttggttcaactgtagaaaataatcgagaagtttCAACGGTTAaagctagaagtgcccatatgtaataggtacttttagttaatgtggtatcacaatggactgaatagtctaactgagcctgaatcttaatcgggctgccactttaacctaacctaacctaacctaagatcggttaataaataaggccactatggtcaaaaataacgtTATTAcggaaacatttttgaaaatcgggcgcaACATatttgtgggagctatatctactatgatattttgcaggtttggttaatACCGCAGAAGATtactgtgtgctaaatttgagtaagatcggttaataaattagagtattatggccaaaattaggaaaatcgatcgatggatatatatgggagctatatctaaatctcaaccgatttcgatgaaatttggcacacttaaagggttgtcaattggattactttgtgacaaatttgacgccgatcggtttataaatgaacgcaatctgaccccattatcaaaatcgggcgatatatatatatatatatgggagctatatctaaatctacacgtagatgtaagtctaaatacgatcggctaatacatgttaatttgaaatttgagcaacattggttaataaataagagtattatggccaaatttgggaaaatcgagctatgcatatatatgggagccatatctaaatctgaaccgatttggattatattttgcaggtttcgttgatattacaggaggttaccttgtgctaaaattgagtaagatcgtttaataaatgaggccactatggtcaaaaataaggttataagagcaaatttttgaaaatcgggagctacatatatattggagctatatctaaatctgaaccgatttggatgcacATATActcagtactatagaagattagagtaagccaaatttgagtaagatcggttgataaataagggttttatggccaagtttgtgaccccatatttcacttctggttCTTtacttaaggtgagtattaagttcgagtgtagccgctaaaatcgtcattttttcacgattgcttttctttaataatccgttttaataaatacaaactttgtgaaaatttgctttggggttattccccatcaagttataatgaaacctgcaacaaatatgtataattttatgactttttttactgatttactttttactttagtgaaaattagcggctaaactcgaacttaatactcacccttAAGGTGAGTTTAAGTTCGAGTTCAGCCGCTAAAATCACCAAGATTACTTTTCtcgaataatctactaaaaagaATATAAACATCGTGAAAAGTTGCTTCGGGATATTCCCtatcaatttttaaaacaatttgtatCAAAGTGGTACAATTTTATACTGTTTTTACTAATTTAATTTcggttttagcggctaaactcaaacttagtacccaccttaaaacaTTGTATGTATTTAGGTCTTgctttcaaatcaaatttgcTTTGCCTACGGTACGGATGGTGCAGTGATGCCACCTTGTTactaatgaatttatttttaaaagaaatatggtATGATTgatgatagatatttttgtgtttttttgtacCAGCTGTTCGCTTTTCAGAATTTACACATCCTACAGAAAGTAAAGTGGATCTGTAACCAAATTCTCATAACTTCTTTCTCATTATGTCGGAATCTGTCCATGGAGAAGCGCCTCCTTCAGTGCGTTTAACCAACGATGATTTTCGTAAGCTTTTGGCCACTCCAAGAGCTCCACCCGGAGGTACAAGTACCAATCTTGCCACCGCTACTTTTGCGACACCAGGAGCTCCAGCATCATCagagaaaaagaaaacacaCACGAGCAGCAGCAGCGAAAGAGGAGATTTACGacgtaaaaagaaaaatttttatgcagCCTTAAAAAAACAGGAAGATAATAAATTACAGGAATTGTCGGAGAAATACCGAGATCGTGCTCGGGAGAGAAGAGATGGTGCCAATCCAGATTACCAAAATGTTGGAACTCCTGGTCATAGTAGTACTACTAATGCTTACAGAGCAGTGGCTCCTGATATGAAATCGGGAATAGATGCAGCAGAAAGAAGGAGACGAATCATTCAAGAATCcaaatttttgggtggtgacatgGAACATACTCATTTGGTGAAAGGTTTGGATTACGCTTTGCTTCAAAAGGTTAGATCTGAACTACATGTCAAGGAACAAGAAGAAAGAGAGATGGCAGCAGCCGCTGCTGCTTCGGAAAAAATGAAGATGGCAGAAGCAGCAGCCGCAGCAGAACGTTTGGAAGCGGAGCGTAGAGAGGCTGAAGACAATAATATGAACATAAAAGGTCCTATGGCTCGCAACATATTCAACTTAATTCAAGCTAGAAGATCCAAAGAGGTACAGCGCTGCGAACTTTTTGCTCCGGGGCGAATGGCTTATGTCATCCATTTGGAGGAAGACGATACCGGAGAAACGGATATACCTACTACGTTAATTCGTTCGAAGTATGAAGTACCTCTAAATCGGGAGGATGCGGCAACATTGACCACTAATGATATTGTGATCAATAAACtttctcaaattctatcgtacCTACGAGCTGGGGGTCGTAAtaagaaaaataagaaacgtGACAAAGACAAACCTTTATTCCAAGAAAGAGATATACACGAACTAAATTCCTCCTCGAAGGCCTTACACAATAAAGCCGCTCCTGTTGGTGATTCCATATATGATGATATTGGAGATTACCAGCCAACTCTGAAACCTGATAAATCGAAAACTGATAAATATTTGCAGACATCGTCTGCTGGAATACCAGCAAAACCCGCAACCTATTTCAATGAAGGTAATAAGCCTGTGGAGGAAGCAGAACCAATTATTACTACTATACCTCCACCACCTAAAATAAATAAGTCAATAGTGTCACGATTTGCAAATGAACCTGAAGGATACGCTGAATGTTATCCTGGTTTGGAGGAGATGAACGATGCCATCGACGATTCGGATGACGAAGTAGACTACACTAAAATGGACTTGGGTAATAAGAAGGGACCAATAGGACGATGGGATTTTGATACGCAAGAAGAATACTCGGATTATATGAGTACAAAGGAAGCATTGCCAAAAGCAGCATTTCAATATGGTGTTAAAATGCAGGATGGCCGTAAGACCCGCAAAAATaaaaccgaaaaaagtgaaaaagccGAGTTGGACAGGGAATGGCAAAAAATTCAGGTAATGAAACAaatattccaatttttatttttagacaaTTGCTATCTTTTCTATTCCCAATCTAGGGTATTATACAAAAACGTAAAACTAAGCCATCCGGAGATGAACCTGACTACAAACAAGGAAAATACTAATCAAATATATATGGATTGTATTCTAATGGATATTTCAGACATGCTGTATTTTCTCATTACAACTGCTGTTAATAAATAAAGAGTACAATCAATTACAATATTACACTAGGAATTGGGAAATTTGCAGGAAATTTTACAAGTTTATAAAACATGGCCTTCATTTGAATTAActtccaaagttgaagacaatcttgagaagttttaagatattttaGCCTCCGTAACTATCACCACAGTAATTCGATTGCGCATTACTAACAGTCAACTAACTGCCTTTATTTGAATTAAGTAAGAAATCCGTGGCGTGATGGAGGCCATACAATTCTAGTCCGGCCCAAATTTCGGGCATACTTACTTGTTCATCACTGTTCATGTTATCCGgatcataaattttaaattatacatAGATGATGCATCTGTGTCAAGCGCTGTTTGACAGATCCGAAGATTAAGGAACCAACGAAGAATTAAGAGCAAGTTTTCGTTCTCTTTCGTTTTCTCAAATTGGGCATTACACCAGACggatttataaacaaatttgaaacttagaagttcatattttcccaaattttccgtgaaaacacgaaattttattttaaacttgattttctctttttacttcgacatttccaaaatttcgataaatctacttttctaaaaattttgagttgCAGTTAGAGCGTATAATTTTGTGCATTCTCAGAGTTACTATAGATGTATTGgtcgaatttgaagattacaatcAGCCGACTTCGacctttttggaaataaaaaaagttgattGTCGACTTTCGTATCCCCAGGGGTGGGAGCCGAAGACATTGTCGGAATTCACtaatattctcttggttcacaaAAATTCTCTTAACACAAGCAATAAATATCTTAGATCACTCACGAATGTGCCATGACTCATGGGATCACGGTTGtcattcgtgccaaaaataatcttccaaaaattAGAGAAGTTTTTTATCAACGTTTTCGGttcggggagccaccgtggtgcaatggttagcatgcccgccttgcatacacaaggtcgtgggttcgattcctgcttcgaccgaacaccaaaaagtttttcagcggtggattaatgctggtgacatttctgagcgtttcaaagcatctctaagtggtttcactgcaatgtggaacgccgttcggactcggctataaaaaggaggtcccttgtcattgagcttaacatggaatcgggcagcactctgtgataagagagaagttcaccaatgtggtatcacaatggactgaatagtctaagtgagcctgatacatcgggctgccacctaacctaacctaacgttttcggttattaataaaaaatggttttgtttcttattttattttagaagtttatttcagtatttcaaacattatatattatgatctctcctattagcaacaatgttttgggtgtataaatatcccttgaattgtaaatgtgtcgaattttaacgATTTAGCTTGCACAAGCAAGGGAAAATTACTAATTCGTTAAAAAGGGAtaacttactcacaatggactttgagGGTATGACTcaacatgaaatttaaaaattttaatgatattgaatttattttcaaaattttatttctataaaaaattttgtcaaaaaaaaaaaacaacaaaattttctatagaaataaaatattgacaaaattttctataaaaataaaatgttgacaaaattttctatagaaataaaatatttttctatagaaataaaattttgacaaaattttctaagaaaaaaaattttgacaaaaattttctatagaaataaaattttgacaaaattttctatagaaataaaattttccattctttttgttaaccaaaccaacagaggaaaagaatgtttgtcagatttatttgggcaaagccctatagactcttttcctctgttggttaagctacacttgaagtttagtcaatgtatggttttaagctgcaataaaaaacaacaacaaagaaatacaattttgacaaaattttctatagaaataaaattttgacaaaattttctgtagaaataaaattttgacaaaattttctatagaaataaaattttgacaaaattttctgtagaaataaagttttgataaaattttctatagaaataaagttttgacaaaattttctatagaaataaaattttgacaaaattttctatagaaataaaattttgacaaaattttctatggaaataaaattttgacaaaattttctatagaaataaaattttgacaaaattttctatagaaataaaattttgacaaaattttctatagaaataaaattttgacaaaattttctatagaaataaaattttgacaaaattttctatagaaataaaattttgacaaaattttttatagaaataaaattttgacattttgtatagaaataaaattttgacaaaattttctatagaaataaaatgttgacaaaattttctatggaaataacattttgacaaaattttctatagaaatataactttgacaaaattttctatagaaataaaatgttgacaaattttctatagaaatataaaaaaaaatttctatagaaataaaattttgacaaaattttctatagaaataaaataaaaattttgacaaaattttctatagaaataaaattttgacaaaatttcctatagaaataaaattttgacaaaattttctatagaaatacaaatttgacgaagttttctatagaaataaaattttgacaaaattttctatagaaataacattttcacaaaattttctatagaaataaaattttgacaaaattttctatagaaataaaattttgacaaaattttctatagaaataaaattttgacaaaattttctatagaaataaaattttgacaaaattttctatagaaataaaattttgacaaaattttctatagaaataaaattttgacaaaattttctatagaaataaaattttgacaaaattttctatagaaataaaattttgacaaaattttctatagaaataaaattttgacaaaattttctatagaaataaaattttgacaaaattttctatagaaataaaattttgacaaaattttctatagaaataaaattttgacaaaattttctatagaaataaaattttgacaaaattttctatagaaataaaattttgacaaaattttctatggaaataaaattttgacaaaattttctatagaaataaaattttgactaaactttctatagaaataaaattttgacaaaattttctatagaaatacaattttgacaaaattttctatagaaacaaaattttctatggaaataacattttgacaaaatattctataaattcaatatcattaaaaatgttACTCACGAGAAAATTGTTTGCTTAAATCACGCTCGTATTCAAAATCTGTTCAAATCATCACGCATAATCAATCTTttaatttcaaactttttacaCGCATGAATTGTCCAAACATCTCATTAGTGACAAGGGGAAGTTTGTCCCATATAATACAgaatagaaatataactttgacaacattttctatagaaatacaaatttgacaaaattttctatagaaatataactttgacaaatctttctatacaaataaaattttgacaaaattttctatagaaataaaattttgacacacaaATGTGTTCAATCACCATTATGACAGACCTCAAAGTGATCTCGATTATTTTTTTGAGTTCTTTATGCAAACAAACATGATAAatctttatgaatttttaaactgttatacatttatttttgtcTGCTTAtacttaattttaaaatatatttcttattgttgtatgtgtaatatatgtattttttcataatatatatatgtgtgtaaataatataatacaatttatatttgtaagacaatttaaaatttataaaatttcaaatattacaCCTAAAATGTGCAAGAGAACGAGGGGAGGGAAATGTTCTTGTTATTTTAATTCTTAATTATTAGCTGAATGAATTATGGgtaaattctaataaaaaaaactaatagtTATTTATATTATTGACAATAATTATTGATATTCATATATAAGTATCTGTATGTACGCAAATATGATTTCAAGTTTAAAACTGGGCCTGGTTAAAGCTACATATAAAATCTTGCTATATGTGGTGAGGTGATGAGGAGGAGGAGGAGTACGGGGGAAGTATGAGAAAAGGGAATGCCTTCGTAAAGAACTACATACAAATAACTGAAAACAATGATACAGATTTTAATGTAAAGGAATGAGCAGTTAGATTAGAGATTATTTGAATTTCTAGACGGAGGGTGAAGGAAACTCTtttaaaaaaacataataataagCTACAAAATGAGATAATTTGTAAAGATTATCAATAATCTTTGGTTGGTTTTTGTTAGATCGATGTTATGTATTTATTTTGAATAATGCTCTTTGCAATGGTTTCCTATGTTCTCATTCAATCATTCCAATTACTTGCTGATCCAgcagctgttgttgttgttgtggaagCCGAAAAATTACTACTGGCTCCTCCCGACGACTGAGGCGTGGTTTGAGGTGGCTTTCGCTTCTCTACCAATTTGATGTCTTTGACACAAAGATCATGCTTAGATTTTGCAGCAAACTTTATAACTGCTTGCGTGCTTACTTGTGGAACATGCCTTAAATCCAACCAAATTAATTTATCACATTTCGCCAGGTGATCCAGCGACAGTTCAGATACCAAACGACAAGCGCTCAAATTTAATTCGATTAAATTTGCTATTGCAGTAGGTGAAGTACCAATTTGCGCTACCCCAGCATCGGTTATACGTTGACACGATGACACATCCAAGTGCACAAGATGTGGCAATGATTGCGTTATGTAACGCAAGGCCACATCTGAAATGTCAGTGCCTGCGATTTTAAGTGTTTTCAAGTCTCTTAATCTAGTTTTGGAATCGGCTAGACCGGGCCGGGAATCCTTGGGTGGCGACAAAATATCACGTATGGCTGCATCATTTAAACCACGAACAAAACTTAAATCTAATATTTGCAAGGGTGGGCAAAGGCAGGTGTGCAAAGCTAAAACCGCTTGTATGGGACAATTTTGCAGGGAGAGATTTTTCAAGGCTGGTAGGCGAGCTATAATCCAAGCTAACTGCCGTTTGGCAATTTGAGTCCAATCAAGAATTAAATGCTCAGGCTGCCTGCGTACGATGGCAGTGAGAAGCGAAGCAGAAAGTTTCATTTCCGAACAATTCATGGTTTTCCACAGGGCGGGATCGACAGCCACATTAGACCACACCTTACATACAGAGCAACAGGTTACCAACGTCTCCTGAGGCAAGTAGcggaaaataattttcaatagagtggGATCAAGAGCCAAGTTGGGTCCTGCCCCTCCGCCGCCATATGTAGATGTATGAGAAGAACCGGGTCTTACAACATATTGGGGCTTTTTCAAGACTCTCGTAGAAGAATTCAACATCTGCTGAGCCAAGTGAGACCTCACCGAATTCTTTTTCCTCGACCCATGACCCCCGTTTGCTCCACCTGTCCCAGCAACATTGCAATCAATAGAGACATTAGCATCAATACTGTCTTGCATACTGCTACACATACTTAGGCCATCATCGCTCCGACGACGCTTTATTTTATCAACAGCATTGGGAGATATACCCGGTGATGGAGTATCATAGTTTCTTTCGGTTTTAACTTCTATGGGCATGTGTCGCTTTACTCCGTGACCATGCTTCCAGTTATTGGTAGTGTTGGCAGAACCCGTTTCCATCTCCGATTCACTGGTAAAAACAAACTCGTTGTATTGGCCAACCATATTCGAAGGCAAATGACTCTCAATGATATCTGATGTTGTTATATTCACACCGCCCACAGAAGTACGTCGCACTTCTGATGACTTTTGACGGGCACGAAAATGGCGAGGCTGAAatgtaaaactttttataagCAAGTGAATCACAATCTTAAATATTATTAGTTATTACCTTGTAATCATTATTTTTACCCGATTTACAACAACTGGGACACTCCCAACTGTTGGGCAAATCTTCATTTACGATTCCCTTAGCGTCtgcagcatactcggttccatctAGGGCCGAGAGAGCACAATCCGGATGAGCAATTTCATAACAAACTGAACACTCCATTAAAGCTGAAGGCCCATCCAAACATGCCAACTGCTTGGTTTGTGGTGAAACGGGCGTCTGACGCCATCCATCCAGGTGACAGAATACACATTGGGCTGTCACAGGAAGCATTGGGGAAAGACATTGACGCATCATACAAGTTTGTTTTGCCCTTCCAGGTCCACCAAATTTCACCATGTCAAGGCAAAAACTACACTCTCCGCAATCGGAACGTTGACATGCAGCACAATTTTTACATCTAGTCCGACGTCTGCGAGGTTGACCCAGACCGGTAACATTTGGAGATATTTTCGATGACTCGTTCGGTGAATGGCAATGTTCTGCGGGATTCGTAGAACTATTTTGATGGTGACTCGTCGTCTGTATTGGCGATAAATGCTGCGGGAGATTACTAGAAGTATTGTTATAACTCGAACAGGAAGCTATAACGCTCACGGTATTATTTCCCGCGGCAGCAGCTACTGCATTAGCCAAATGCATTTTTTTGGGTGGACGATACTTAATGTTATCTGTGGGAGAAACAAATGTAGGTGGCTGTTGTGCTTGATTATTCGGGGTTTGCGGTGTCGTAGACGATGACAGAAACCCGTTTTCCATGGGCTCCTTCTTTATGGTTATACCATTATCAGTTGCTACAGTAGTTGTGCCACTACTAAATGCCAAATGAGAAATTATTGTTCCACTCGAGGACTCCGCCGCTTGTTGCGCCTCCAACTGTTGTTGTTCTCTTATAATTTCAGCA contains these protein-coding regions:
- the Kdm2 gene encoding lysine demethylase 2, which translates into the protein MSETESPGKKGQRRQLRERKERKLYLEEWAVGDEDLEGTRGFSVAEKLESTKFAQTGMVREMRGSDLNVGFLQQYGFNIPLLFRDKAGLGLRMPDANEFTVNDVRLCVGSRRILDVMDVNTQKNLQMTMKEWQQYYDSPQKDRLLNVISLEFSHTRLDNFIQSPELVRQIDWVDVVWPKSLKDAQREATNLLGNMMYPKVQKYCLMSVKNCYTDFHIDFGGTSVWYHILKGSKVFWLIPPTEKNLQLYEKWVLSGKQADIFFGDTVEKCARVYLTAGNTFFIPTGWIHAVYTPTDSLVFGGNFLHSFGIVKQLKTAQVEDSTKVPQKFRYPFFTEMLWYVLARYVYVLLGHSHLEGEPSIDEDEMASRPHIHLTHYELFGLKEIVMYLYDLPPNKKNVPELVRDPVALIKDVRTLVERHCKDKPELAITGESVLKPPGIMHPQFQEYERSRVKQEIKQEIARKNAEIIREQQQLEAQQAAESSSGTIISHLAFSSGTTTVATDNGITIKKEPMENGFLSSSTTPQTPNNQAQQPPTFVSPTDNIKYRPPKKMHLANAVAAAAGNNTVSVIASCSSYNNTSSNLPQHLSPIQTTSHHQNSSTNPAEHCHSPNESSKISPNVTGLGQPRRRRTRCKNCAACQRSDCGECSFCLDMVKFGGPGRAKQTCMMRQCLSPMLPVTAQCVFCHLDGWRQTPVSPQTKQLACLDGPSALMECSVCYEIAHPDCALSALDGTEYAADAKGIVNEDLPNSWECPSCCKSGKNNDYKPRHFRARQKSSEVRRTSVGGVNITTSDIIESHLPSNMVGQYNEFVFTSESEMETGSANTTNNWKHGHGVKRHMPIEVKTERNYDTPSPGISPNAVDKIKRRRSDDGLSMCSSMQDSIDANVSIDCNVAGTGGANGGHGSRKKNSVRSHLAQQMLNSSTRVLKKPQYVVRPGSSHTSTYGGGGAGPNLALDPTLLKIIFRYLPQETLVTCCSVCKVWSNVAVDPALWKTMNCSEMKLSASLLTAIVRRQPEHLILDWTQIAKRQLAWIIARLPALKNLSLQNCPIQAVLALHTCLCPPLQILDLSFVRGLNDAAIRDILSPPKDSRPGLADSKTRLRDLKTLKIAGTDISDVALRYITQSLPHLVHLDVSSCQRITDAGVAQIGTSPTAIANLIELNLSACRLVSELSLDHLAKCDKLIWLDLRHVPQVSTQAVIKFAAKSKHDLCVKDIKLVEKRKPPQTTPQSSGGASSNFSASTTTTTAAGSASNWND
- the beag gene encoding IC cytokine homolog beag, which produces MSESVHGEAPPSVRLTNDDFRKLLATPRAPPGGTSTNLATATFATPGAPASSEKKKTHTSSSSERGDLRRKKKNFYAALKKQEDNKLQELSEKYRDRARERRDGANPDYQNVGTPGHSSTTNAYRAVAPDMKSGIDAAERRRRIIQESKFLGGDMEHTHLVKGLDYALLQKVRSELHVKEQEEREMAAAAAASEKMKMAEAAAAAERLEAERREAEDNNMNIKGPMARNIFNLIQARRSKEVQRCELFAPGRMAYVIHLEEDDTGETDIPTTLIRSKYEVPLNREDAATLTTNDIVINKLSQILSYLRAGGRNKKNKKRDKDKPLFQERDIHELNSSSKALHNKAAPVGDSIYDDIGDYQPTLKPDKSKTDKYLQTSSAGIPAKPATYFNEGNKPVEEAEPIITTIPPPPKINKSIVSRFANEPEGYAECYPGLEEMNDAIDDSDDEVDYTKMDLGNKKGPIGRWDFDTQEEYSDYMSTKEALPKAAFQYGVKMQDGRKTRKNKTEKSEKAELDREWQKIQGIIQKRKTKPSGDEPDYKQGKY